Proteins co-encoded in one Amia ocellicauda isolate fAmiCal2 chromosome 11, fAmiCal2.hap1, whole genome shotgun sequence genomic window:
- the ins gene encoding insulin: MALWLQVISLLALLLWSTPRSTDAAASQHLCGSHLVEALFLVCGESGFFYNPNKSKREMEPVFGFLGAKTAQDNEVDEYPFKQQGEMKVKRGIVEQCCLKPCTIYEMEKYCN; encoded by the exons ATGGCCCTCTGGTTGCAAGTCATCTCTCTGCTTGCCCTGCTCCTCTGGTCTACTCCACGCTCGACTGATGCTGCTGCCAGTCAACATCTATGTGGCTCTCACCTGGTTGAAGCACTCTTCCTAGTCTGTGGAGAGAGTGGTTTCTTCTACAACCCCAACAAATCCAAGAGAGAGATGGAGCCAGTATTTG GTTTCCTAGGTGCAAAGACTGCTCAGGACAATGAAGTGGATGAATACCCATTTAAGCAACAAGGAGAAATGAAGGTGAAGAGGGGCATCGTGGAACAGTGCTGTCTCAAACCGTGCACCATATACGAGATGGAAAAATACTGCAACTGA
- the hmmr gene encoding hyaluronan mediated motility receptor, whose translation MSFPRAPLKRFNEQIGCAPPPGTYDVTLGESGSKGAASFQKSERFKTKKDVCQPSFGMEKMTSPMRRTLSADGLVSQENQKKNKQAFMKETKQHKLLEKEIRSLLQQRGEQDKRLRALEEELKKAEGKLSTALREKTSLTAIIASHERQLSDLKKANDLLKTKFSEDGTKKKINTLCMELIEAKNKIDVKDKELSYVQITLEGQIKVLQTDLEASKATLQAIKERNESLEDLQQETKVQNEELENEMDRLHALIQELRSEITALQCYLDNANEEVQDLRLKAAKKEKEYTDQLQLASATADQKYKDIVKKLEETERQLEAKQNQLMELTNKVDQLQEHLSKTEDEKAEMERNVLHCKTRLCEIDEQMEQHKQNLRDSQNQLEEKEKAVMSLKDLLQNTQEQLTQQIQHLNDKCQLLEKEKDVKDETSQRRHDELVAEIKCLEEKLRNEVVEHQKLQQSQEQLQSLLNEEKGRSNTLHALLEKLQADTQAERCQLEGELEEALEELSLLETKELNSEEIIRRLEEQNEQRAQEILCIHGQLNRKTAEIEEMFGTNQQAMTKLKEDLSNSLRKIGDMATDMESTKKSMTEDIRCLEDRNHTLEAEIMKLTKQLEEEQTHGLETRQSQHKAKEEYARMLLDVQTKLAQKDSELRKALDSHALEVTRLQEQMENQSLNFQRQLKEAEDKCAPVVDLSEVQHWRSLYEQLYAKVKPFQQQLDGFEAERKALLNENGAAQGELNKLADAYAQLLGHQNQKQKIKHVVKLKEENLNLKQEVSKLKSQTWKLKKDVEELKQNQGQRRFDPSKAFQHDSKENIRPSTPLREGNRIMF comes from the exons ATGTCTTTTCCAAGGGCCCCGTTAAAGCGGTTTAACGAACAGATTG GCTGTGCTCCTCCTCCGGGGACCTATGACGTGACACTGGGGGAGTCCGGATCAAAGGGCGCCGCGTCCTTTCAGAAATCTGAGCGCTTTAAAACGAAGAAGG ATGTTTGCCAGCCCTCCTTTGGGATGGAGAAAATGACATCCCCAATGCGACGCACCTTGTCTGCAGATGGACTA GTCAGTCAAGAAaaccagaagaaaaacaaacaagccttCATGAAAGAGACAAAACAACATAAATTACTGGAGAAAGAg ATTCGTTCATTGCTTCAGCAGCGAGGAGAGCAAGACAAACGACTCCGAGCTTTAGAAGAGGAGTTAAAGAAAGCTGAGGGGAAGCTGTCCACTGCATTGCGGGAGAAGACCAGCCTTACAGCCATAATTGCTTCTCATGAAAGACAACTTTCAGATTTGAAAAAAGCTAATGACCTCCTGAAAACGAAG TTTTCTGAGGATGGCACGAAGAAGaaaatcaacaccctctgtatGGAATTAATTGAAGCCAAGAATAAGATTGATGTAAAAGATAAg GAGCTCAGTTATGTGCAGATCACTTTGGAAGGGCAGATTAAAGTATTACAAACTGACTTGGAAGCTTCCAAAGCTACTCTACAAGCAATTAAAGAGAGGAATGAATCCCTTG AGGACTTGCAACAGGAGACAAAAGTGCAAAACGAGGAACTGGAGAATGAAATGGACAGGTTACATG CTCTGATACAAGAACTAAGGTCAGAGATCACAGCCTTGCAGTGTTACCTGGATAATGCTAATGAAGAAGTTCAG GATCTCCGTTTAAAAGCTGCTAAAAAGGAAAAGGAGTATACAGATCAGCTCCAGCTGGCCTCTGCTACTGCCGATCAAAAGTACAAG GATATTGTGaagaaactggaggaaactgaGAGACAATTGGAAGCCAAACAGAACCAGTTGATGGAACTGACAAATAAAGTTGACCAACTTCAAGAACACCT ATCCAAAACTGAGGACGAGAAAGCTGAAATGGAGAGAAATGTGTTGCACTGCAAGACAAGACTTTG TGAGATTGATGAACAAATGGAGCAGCATAAACAAAACCTGCGTGACTCGCAAAACCAattggaagaaaaagaaaaggctgtCATGAGCTTGAAAGATCTTCTCCAAAACACACAAGAGCAACTGACTCAACAAATACAACATCTAAATGACAAGTGCCAGCTACTTGAAAAGGAGAAAG ACGTGAAAGATGAAACCAGTCAGAGACGACACGATGAATTAGTAGCTGAAATCAAGTGTCTGGAAGAAAAGCTGAGAAATGAAGTAGTGGAGCACCAGAAACTTCAACAATCCCAGGAGCAACTGCAATCATTGCTTAATGAAGAAAAG GGGCGGTCCAACACCCTTCATGCCCTACTGGAGAAGTTGCAGGCTGACACACAGGCGGAGAGGTGCCAGTTGGAGGGGGAGCTGGAAGAAGCCTTGGAGGAGCTTAGCCTTTTGGAGACCAAAGAGTTAAACAGTGAAGAGATAATACGACGCCTAGAGGAGCAGAATGAACAGAGGGCCCAGGAGATCCTCTGCATTCATGGTCAGCTCAATAG AAAGACCGCTGAAATTGAGGAAATGTTTGGCACTAACCAGCAGGCCATGACAAAACTAAAAGAGGATCTCAGCAACTCTCTAAGGAAGATTGGTGACATGGCAACTGACATGGAGAG TACCAAAAAATCTATGACTGAAGATATTAGATGCCTTGAAGATCGGAACCACACACTAGAGGCAGAAATTATGAAGTTGACAAAGCAATTGGAAGAAGAACAAACACACGGTCTAGAAACGCGACAATCCCAGCACAAAGCCAAGGAGGAATATGCCAG gATGTTGCTGGATGTCCAAACAAAATTAGCTCAGAAAGACTCAGAGCTCCGAAAAGCCTTAGATTCTCATGCTCTGGAAGTAACGCGTCTTCAGGAGCAAATGGAAAATCAGAGCCTGAACTTCCAAAGGCAGCTTAAAGAGGCTGAAGATAAATG tgcacctgttgtggATCTGTCGGAGGTTCAGCACTGGAGATCACTCTATGAACAACTGTATGCTAAAGTCAAGCCTTTCCAG CAACAACTAGATGGGTTTGAGGCAGAGAGGAAAGCCCTCTTGAATGAGAATGGAGCTGCGCAGGGTGAACTTAACAAACTCGCTGATGCATATGCTCAACTTCTGGGCCATCAAAACCAAAAGCAAAAAATCAAACATGTGGTGAAACTCAAGGAGGAAAACCTCAATCTGAAGCAG gAAGTCTCAAAGTTGAAGAGCCAGACGTGGAAGCTCAAAAAAGATGTGGAAGAACTTAAACAAAATCAAGGACAGAGAAGATTTGATCCATCTAAAGCCTTCCAGCATGACAGCAAAGAAAATATTAGGCCTTCCACTCCTCTTAGAGAAG gaAATCGGATAATGTTTTAA